A window of the Diabrotica undecimpunctata isolate CICGRU chromosome 1, icDiaUnde3, whole genome shotgun sequence genome harbors these coding sequences:
- the LOC140433943 gene encoding uncharacterized protein: MPRHLSEIEKAQIITKMEEGWSIRALANFYNRNLKTVFRIKQRWVQQQSIKRKVGSGRSKVSTPQQDAALVQFLRDNPFATSKDSRIHTGFPGAQPTVSRRINESEFKNRPAAKKPLVTVEHRQARVIFALNYILPQPTILERYFY; this comes from the coding sequence atgccTCGTCATTTAAGTGAGATTGAAAAGGCTCAAATAATTACGAAAATGGAAGAAGGATGGTCAATTCGTGCGCTAGCAAATTTCtataatagaaatttaaaaacaGTCTTCAGAATTAAACAACGATGGGTCCAACAacaatcaataaaaagaaaagttGGTTCAGGGCGTTCCAAAGTATCCACTCCTCAACAAGATGCTGCTTTAGTTCAATTCTTAAGAGATAATCCATTTGCGACGTCGAAGGATTCAAGGATTCATACGGGATTTCCTGGTGCCCAACCTACTGTAAGCAGAAGGATCAATGAATCTGAATTTAAAAACCGACCAGCTGCTAAAAAACCATTAGTAACTGTTGAACATCGGCAAGCAAGAGTAATATTTGCACTAAACTATATTTTACCGCAACCCACAATTTTGGAACGTTATTTTTACTGA